In Pseudoxanthobacter soli DSM 19599, the following are encoded in one genomic region:
- a CDS encoding SIS domain-containing protein, with translation MQAEHEWVTRAKQVIRADAAAIQGTLDGVDDAFLAVARKFVACKGKILVTGSGTSGAIASRAAHLLSVGGTPAFYLPPADGLHGGLGVLQSEDLVLAISKGGSSAELNDFCARARTLCAGLMSITADPSSALAKLSDDVIRLTLPEDSDLGAVVATGSSLAAAAVTDALVEVCRIARGYGWDRVLFTHPSGAVGRDAEDSLKRLQNAGG, from the coding sequence ATGCAGGCAGAACACGAATGGGTCACGCGCGCCAAGCAGGTGATTCGCGCAGATGCCGCGGCGATTCAAGGAACGCTGGACGGTGTCGACGACGCTTTTCTGGCGGTTGCCCGCAAGTTCGTCGCCTGCAAAGGTAAGATCCTCGTCACGGGCAGCGGAACGTCCGGTGCGATTGCTAGCCGTGCCGCACATCTTCTGTCCGTCGGCGGAACACCGGCCTTTTACCTGCCACCAGCGGACGGTCTTCACGGCGGGCTCGGCGTTCTACAGTCAGAAGACCTCGTTCTCGCGATCTCCAAGGGCGGCAGCTCGGCCGAACTCAACGATTTCTGCGCCCGCGCCAGAACCCTCTGCGCCGGACTGATGTCGATCACGGCCGATCCGTCCTCTGCGCTCGCGAAATTGTCCGACGATGTCATCCGCCTGACGCTGCCCGAAGACAGCGATCTCGGTGCCGTCGTCGCCACCGGCAGCTCGCTCGCCGCCGCAGCGGTGACCGACGCCCTGGTCGAAGTCTGCCGCATCGCGCGTGGCTACGGGTGGGATCGGGTGCTGTTCACCCATCCGTCCGGCGCGGTCGGCCGGGACGCGGAAGACAGCCTGAAGCGCCTTCAGAACGCCGGGGGCTGA